A single region of the Salvelinus sp. IW2-2015 linkage group LG20, ASM291031v2, whole genome shotgun sequence genome encodes:
- the zw10 gene encoding centromere/kinetochore protein zw10 homolog, which produces MASFVTEVLASSGKLEKEDLNGKISKLSRKVEETKEEVCDIINKRYNEFLPSMQGAEALMGQAEEVSKEIDILKSCIETEVQNNLHTAVTEHAKLKQQLERNTTVIAMLRHLEEFHIAMEEFHKALLEKNYVISAKQLEKARHSADALKAWKGSELPLLRALSSELTVQRENLIYHLGDEWKRLAVWKLPPSKESTGMKSFLKMELQLTLGGTKEPQQSPPPLLSCVLQALAIQGELQHKIKLFSQVLLKYLLKPLITYPSLNVEVSEQQGEGTILSLQCAETPEEHPSPSQVYTKVLVVLKTLHTHLLDVSVADVSVGERKVSVILGDLVWQEMSHCIIHECLLHSIPTNSSQLEQYSVVIKETEEFEKSLKEMQYLRGDATELLKYARDINCHFASKKCKDVXVAARKLMTSEMHNTVKITPDSKLSVPKLPSPGSGDNKGKQKAKKLEAPQLENEKQLGALTLCLPVCRISESVQQLMELALHTLSEAVGSSSQCATQLFFTVRNIFQLFYDVVPTYHKGNLLKFPHLAAIQHNNCMYIAHHLLTLGHQFRPHLPDPLSEGAATFVDLVPGFRKLGAQCFLAQLNVQRAEMLERLSTARNFSNLDDEENYSAASKAVRQVIHQLKRLGTVWQDVLPVNIYCKAMGTLLNTAISELIAKIMTLEDISTEDGEHLHILCQTIIEEGPLVFIPLPEESKNKKYQEEVSVYVTKWIAFKELVIVLRANLQEIVDRWAEGKGPLALEFCSSEMKSLIRALFQNTERRAVALSKIKDS; this is translated from the exons ATGGCATCTTTCGTGACAGAAGTCCTTGCTAGTTCTGGTAAACTTGAAAAAGAAGATCTCAATGGTAAAATAAGCAAGCTGTCACGGAAAGTTGAAGAAACTAAG GAAGAGGTATGTGACATTATTAACAAGAGGTACAATGAGTTCCTACCTAGCATGCAGGGGGCAGAGGCACTTATGGGACAGGCCGAAGAGGTCTCTAAAGAAATTGACATCCTCAAAAGCTGCATTGAGACAGAG gtgCAGAATAATCTACATACAGCTGTGACTGAACATGCCAAGCTGAAGCAGCAGCTGGAGAGAAACACTACTGTCATTGCCATGCTCAGGCACCTAGAAGAG TTTCACATTGCAATGGAGGAGTTTCACAAAGCCCTACTGGAGAAGAATTATGTCATTTCGGCCAAGCAGTTAGAAAAGGCCCGGCACAGTGCAGACGCTCTGAAGGCGTGGAAAGGCTCTGAGCTGCCCCTGCTGAGAGCCCTCAGCTCAGAGCTCACTGTCCAGAGGGAGAACCTCATCTACCATctgggggatgagtggaagagaCTGGCTGTCTGGAAACTGCCTCCTTCCAAAG AGTCGACGGGGATGAAGTCGTTCCTGAAGATGGAGCTCCAGCTGACCCTAGGCGGGACCAAGGAGCCCCAGCAGAGCCCTCCCCCTTTGCTTTCCTGTGTCCTCCAGGCCCTGGCCATCCAAGGGGAACTTCAACACAAGATCAAACTCTTCA GCCAGGTGCTGCTGAAGTACCTGCTGAAGCCCCTGATCACGTACCCCTCTCTGAATGTGGAGGTGTCGGAGCAGCAAGGCGAGGGRACCATACTCTCTCTCCAGTGTGCCGAGACCCCCGAGGAGCACCCAAGTCCCTCGCAGGTCTACACCAAAGTCCTGGTGGTACTCaagaccctacacacacacctgctag ACGTATCCGTTGCAGATGTATCAGTTGGKGAGAGAAAAGTGTCTGTCATACTGGGAGACCTGGTATGGCAGGAGATGTCTCACTGCATCATCCATGAGTGCCTCCTGCACTCCATCCCAACCAATAGCAGTCAGCTTGAACAGTACAGTGTG GTGATCAAAGAGACTGAGGAGTTTGAGAAGTCCCTGAAGGAGATGCAGTACCTCAGAGGAGACGCCACCGAGCTGCTCAAGTACGCCCGGGACATCAACTGCCACTTTGCCAGCAAGAAATGCAAAGACGTGATRGTGGCGGCACGCAAGCTGATGACTTCTGAGATGCACAACACCGTAAAA ATCACACCAGATTCTAAGCTCTCGGTCCCCAAGCTGCCCAGCCCAGGCTCTGGAGACAACAAGGGCAAGCAGAAGGCCAAGAAGCTTGAGGCGCCCCAGTTGGAGAACGAGAAGCAGCTGGGTGCACTGACgctgtgcctgcctgtgtgtcgCATCAGCGAGTCGGTGCAGCAGCTGATGGAGCTGGCCCTGCACACGCTGTCCGAGGCCGTGGGCAGCTCCAGCCAATG TGCTACCCAACTGTTCTTCACGGTGCGGAATATATTCCAGCTGTTCTATGATGTTGTGCCTACATACCATAA AGGGAACCTACTCAAGTTCCCCCACCTGGCAGCCATCCAGCACAACAACTGCATGTACATCGCCCACCACCTGCTCACCCTCGGCCACCAGTTCAGGCCACACCTGCCTGACCCCCTCAGCGAGGGCGCTGCCACCTTCGTGGACCTGGTGCCCGGCTTCAGGAAACTGG GCGCTCAGTGCTTCCTGGCCCAGCTGAATGTCCAGAGAGCAGAGATGCTGGAGCGTCTCTCCACTGCACGCAACTTCTCCAACCTGGATGACGAGGAGAACTACTCCGCAGCCAGCAAGGCCGTCAGGCAG GTCATCCATCAGCTGAAGAGGCTGGGCACAGTCTGGCAAGACGTTCTACCAGTCAACATATACTGTAAAGCCATGGGGACTCTACTCAACACTGCCATCTCAGAGCTGATTGCCAAAATCATGACGCTGGAG GATATCTCCACTGAAGATGGGGAGCACCTACACATCCTCTGTCAGACTATTATCGAAGAAGGACCCCTGGTGTTCATTCCTCTGCCTGAGGAGAGCAAGAACAAGAAGTACCAGGAGGAGGTATCCGTGTACGTGACAAAGTGGATCGCCTTCAAGGAGCTGGTCATAGTGCTGCGAGCTAACCTGCAGGAGATAGTCGACAG GTGGGCGGAGGGCAAAGGGCCTCTGGCACTGGAGTTCTGTAGTTCCGAGATGAAGAGCCTGATCCGAGCTTTGTTCCAGAACACTGAGAGGCGGGCGGTGGCTCTCAGCAAAATCAAAGACTCTTGA